One Dunckerocampus dactyliophorus isolate RoL2022-P2 chromosome 18, RoL_Ddac_1.1, whole genome shotgun sequence genomic region harbors:
- the LOC129171218 gene encoding paralemmin-2-like isoform X2: MTDEQLLVLGMVAVQVEKDPKTGATVVRSVAPMSTETSAPPATTVFDDGRKSIHAVAGSGCQPSTEELGQILSVVDGVGMRVVLDEVPVTPNEAEYKMVHAEANRIPFGGMQCFPAQGMSKKNYMQFDSSRSPNSDAKLGIEVTCESMGAEDVNTMVVRDATGKEVNMEDRNLEENPVTLVFLGYTNSTQEMQDMLTAERVIITEDGDEHMLGPQSTLHSGTDQEVGTEGEMQQNIPLKENDQTAQAQEDNADKESSSTHAKEEKSQSKRKTCQCCSVM; encoded by the exons ATGACAGATGAACAACTTCTGG TTCTGGGAATGGTAGCAGTACAAGTGGAAAAGGACCCCAAGACAGGAGCCACCGTTGTCCGGTCAGTGGCGCCCATGTCCACAGAGACCAGTGCTCCGCCGGCCACGACCGTTTTTGACGACGGCAGGAAAAGCATCCATGCAGTCGCTGGGTCAGGCTGTCAACCCTCAACGGAAGAGCTTGGACAGATTTTGAGTGTTGTCGACGGGGTTGGAATGAGAGTGGTGCTAGATGAGGTCCCCGTCACCCCAAATGAAGCAGAGTATAAAATGGTTCATGCGGAAGCAAACAGAATTCCCTTTGGAGGAATGCAATGTTTTCCTGCCCAGGGTATGTCCAAAAAGAACTATATGCAGTTCGACAGCTCCAGAAGCCCTAACTCTGACGCTAAACTGGGGATAGAAGTCACCTGTGAGAGTATGGGAGCGGAGGATGTAAACACGATGGTGGTTCGAGATGCAACAGGAAAGGAGGTGAACATGGAGGATCGAAATCTGGAGGAAAACCCAGTCACCCTTGTGTTCCTGGGCTACACCAATTCTACCCAAGAAATGCAGGATATGCTCACCGCAGAGCGAGTGATTATCACTGAGGACGGAGATGAACACATGCTGGGACCGCAGTCAACATTACACAGTGGAACAGATCAAGAGGTGGGAACAGAAGGTGAAATGCAGCAGAACATTCCCCTGAAGGAAAATGATCAAACAGCTCAAGCCCAGGAAGATAATGCCGATAAGGAGTCATCTTCAACCCACGCTAAAGAGGAAAAATCCCAGTCGAAGCGCAAGACTTGTCAGTGTTGCTCGGTCATGTAG
- the LOC129171728 gene encoding uncharacterized protein LOC129171728 — translation MEPSASIQRRQAPASQDDDGLWMKMDSKLVTENTDMPNHILSSLPGQSLQDEPKAPTPAVIENNVVDNDSAAHIFIPLQTPPSYRDPLFPARSNKDSTSCNSSVTPVDEAGDDTGDKANYNRLHWHPSERQSMAQREVVEVSADAAQISGEYKDPTPNAEDQRSKGGQSLKDPFGGTREQDQPDDVLSEGKENLGEADKDTFLSRSSSNTGDNFQNDALLEKVGGLIRKDKAHTYTQSCNTTPEIWKTNRKPDAENSRAQTQSQTGTSDDVENRNTRYLRDSNSNISLVKSVRDTCGVQMSEKPFGKALLPQLQQKQNMEGRVNQGDECWRITSDIEQGEQLLQRLQLLQQRQEADVCACKDVGGEMEDREKFLAEEDYLAAKAGDRTGENEKDGMKFDTNKSDRTRTSLIEKEKKDGHGSRDAQANIPAQLERNDDSPSVSWVNADWSPNYFNEAISKPTSLPSTCHRLSVTETSMERRIHQDAEGKQNLQRAGGVLNLADDPDVLEIPFNTNILFETLSTEVCPGQDDDWRLSEQKTTQEMSPKAQRELGMTGFGKISKEHIKGEAHQLKETKLLFESFQQDNTQGPTRIKKPLSASMTDQGYPSVLERTRSLEMFSVKSSPISRAHSSRIYKTAISDKQKSWENLPSKSPTGGSRDRLRLSPYGKQDKNVHLHRSSESISTDVTTPAVESVSSAKEEKTTQESPVIKQNPFVKLRPSLALQPEVEKDIREAEAREDELRRQRRTLYGETLQSTKKGNKLLLTSAVIPGGKQPSRGKLDRVWPPPSKTEQLKSEQTQSVSVHRAGSQRSGLWQRWETGRINGQMTEEKN, via the exons ATGGAGCCCAGCGCATCCATTCAAAGACGGCAGGCTCCGGCCTCTCAGGATGATGATGGCCTGTGGATGAAGATGGATTCCAAGCTTGTGACAGAAAATACAGACATGCCAAACCACATCTTATCATCTTTACCTGGGCAGAGTCTTCAAGATGAACCCAAAGCCCCTACCCCTGCAGTGATTGAGAACAATGTGGTGGATAATGACAGTGCGGCTCATATCTTTATCCCACTACAAACTCCTCCATCCTATAGGGATCCACTATTTCCAGCAAGGAGCAACAAAGATTCAACGAGTTGTAATTCCAGTGTGACCCCTGTAGACGAGGCAGGTGACGACACAGGGGATAAAGCTAATTACAACAGATTACACTGGCATCCTAGTGAGAGGCAGTCAATGGCTCAGAGAGAGGTTGTGGAAGTATCAGCAGATGCAGCACAGATATCAGGGGAGTATAAAGACCCTACTCCAAATGCTGAAGACCAAAGATCCAAGGGGGGCCAGAGTCTCAAGGATCCATTTGGAGGAACAAGAGAGCAAGACCAACCGGATGATGTGTTGAGTGAAGGAAAGGAAAACTTGGGGGAAGCTGATAAGGACACATTTCTGAGTCGCTCATCTTCAAACACTGGGGACAATTTCCAAAATGATGCCCTTTTGGAGAAGGTAGGAGGCCTAATAAGAAAAGACAAAGCACATACATACACGCAAAGCTGCAACACAACACCAGAGATCTGGAAAACCAACCGAAAACCTGATGCAGAAAACAGTCGGGCACAGACACAGAGCCAAACAGGGACGAGTGACGATGTTGAAAATCGTAACACCCGTTATTTAAGGGATAGCAATTCAAATATTTCCTTGGTAAAGAGTGTCAGAGACACTTGTGGGGTACAAATGTCTGAAAAGCCTTTTGGAAAAGCATTATTACCTCAGTTACAACAGAAGCAGAATATGGAAGGAAGGGTAAATCAGGGAGATGAATGTTGGAGAATAACTTCTGACATCGAGCAGGGGGAGCAGCTACTTCAGCGTCTGCAACTGCTGCAGCAACGCCAGGAGGCAGATGTATGTGCTTGCAAGGATGTTGGAGGTGAGATGGAAGACAGGGAGAAGTTTCTGGCTGAAGAGGATTATTTGGCAGCAAAAGCAGGGGATCGGACTGGTGAAAATGAGAAAGATGGTATGAAATTTGACACCAACAAGTCAGACAGGACAAGGACTAGCCTGAttgagaaagaaaagaaagacggGCATGGaagcagagatgcccaagcaaaTATACCTGCACAGCTGGAGCGCAACGATGATAGCCCAAGTGTCAGTTGGGTGAATGCAGATTGGTCTCCAAATTATTTCAACGAAGCTATTTCCAAGCCGACTTCTTTGCCATCAACATGTCACCGCCTCTCTGTCACTGAGACGTCCATGGAAAGGAGAATCCACCAGGATGCTGAAGGCAAACAGAACCTGCAGAGAGCCGGGGGAGTTCTAAACTTGGCCGATGATCCAGATGTACTGGAGATCCCCTTTAATACCAACATTCTGTTTGAGACTCTTTCCACCGAGGTATGTCCAGGCCAGGACGATGATTGGCGTCTCTCTGAGCAGAAGACAACACAAGAGATGAGTCCAAAGGCTCAGCGAGAACTTGGGATGACTGGATTTGGAAAAATATCCAAGGAGCATATAAAAGGGGAGGCCCATCAATTAAAGGAGACCAAACTACTGTTTGAATCTTTTCAACAGGATAACACACAAGGGCCAACCAGGATAAAGAAACCGCTTTCTGCGTCAATGACCGATCAAGGTTATCCCTCAGTGCTGGAGCGCACACGAAGCTTGGAGATGTTTTCCGTGAAAAGTAGCCCCATTTCCAGAGCACATTCCTCCAGGATTTATAAAACTGCAATCTCTGACAAGCAGAAAAGTTGGGAAAACCTGCCTTCAAAGAGTCCAACTGGAGGATCTCGAGATAGGCTGCGCTTATCTCCGTACGGCAAGCAAGATAAAAATGTGCATCTTCACAGAAGTTCTGAATCTATAAGTACTGATGTAACCACGCCAGCAGTGGAAAGTGTGAGCTCAGCAAAAGAGGAAAAGACAACACAGGAATCGCCCGTCATCAAACAAAATCCTTTCGTCAAGTTGCGTCCATCACTGGCTCTGCAACCAGAGGTTGAGAAGGACATCAGGGAGGCTGAAGCAAGAGAGGACGAGCTGCGCAGACAAAGACGCACTTTGTACGGAGAGACGCTGCAGAGTACAAAGAAGGGCAACAAGCTGCTATTGACATCGGCCGTCATACCAG GTGGGAAGCAACCGTCCCGAGGTAAACTGGACCGGGTCTGGCCACCTCCAAGCAAGACAGAGCAGCTTAAATCTGAACAAACTCAG AGTGTGAGTGTGCACAGGGCAGGAAGTCAGAGGTCCGGTCTCTGGCAACGTTGGGAGACTGGTCGCATCAACGGGCAGATGACTGAAGAAAAGAACTGA
- the LOC129171218 gene encoding paralemmin-2-like isoform X1, translated as MAQRMFHESGQDGRSVLGMVAVQVEKDPKTGATVVRSVAPMSTETSAPPATTVFDDGRKSIHAVAGSGCQPSTEELGQILSVVDGVGMRVVLDEVPVTPNEAEYKMVHAEANRIPFGGMQCFPAQGMSKKNYMQFDSSRSPNSDAKLGIEVTCESMGAEDVNTMVVRDATGKEVNMEDRNLEENPVTLVFLGYTNSTQEMQDMLTAERVIITEDGDEHMLGPQSTLHSGTDQEVGTEGEMQQNIPLKENDQTAQAQEDNADKESSSTHAKEEKSQSKRKTCQCCSVM; from the coding sequence TTCTGGGAATGGTAGCAGTACAAGTGGAAAAGGACCCCAAGACAGGAGCCACCGTTGTCCGGTCAGTGGCGCCCATGTCCACAGAGACCAGTGCTCCGCCGGCCACGACCGTTTTTGACGACGGCAGGAAAAGCATCCATGCAGTCGCTGGGTCAGGCTGTCAACCCTCAACGGAAGAGCTTGGACAGATTTTGAGTGTTGTCGACGGGGTTGGAATGAGAGTGGTGCTAGATGAGGTCCCCGTCACCCCAAATGAAGCAGAGTATAAAATGGTTCATGCGGAAGCAAACAGAATTCCCTTTGGAGGAATGCAATGTTTTCCTGCCCAGGGTATGTCCAAAAAGAACTATATGCAGTTCGACAGCTCCAGAAGCCCTAACTCTGACGCTAAACTGGGGATAGAAGTCACCTGTGAGAGTATGGGAGCGGAGGATGTAAACACGATGGTGGTTCGAGATGCAACAGGAAAGGAGGTGAACATGGAGGATCGAAATCTGGAGGAAAACCCAGTCACCCTTGTGTTCCTGGGCTACACCAATTCTACCCAAGAAATGCAGGATATGCTCACCGCAGAGCGAGTGATTATCACTGAGGACGGAGATGAACACATGCTGGGACCGCAGTCAACATTACACAGTGGAACAGATCAAGAGGTGGGAACAGAAGGTGAAATGCAGCAGAACATTCCCCTGAAGGAAAATGATCAAACAGCTCAAGCCCAGGAAGATAATGCCGATAAGGAGTCATCTTCAACCCACGCTAAAGAGGAAAAATCCCAGTCGAAGCGCAAGACTTGTCAGTGTTGCTCGGTCATGTAG